A single window of Drosophila suzukii chromosome 3, CBGP_Dsuzu_IsoJpt1.0, whole genome shotgun sequence DNA harbors:
- the LOC108005564 gene encoding transmembrane protein 19 isoform X1 — MRDWMPVLFCGLSVPLSLFMWLGNVAVSKIWTSDFEGYPTESRVIPPVRWLFSTLAPLALMTVALRRRSVSRSGAALGILVAFILSIASHPFFASLVVFFFSSSRATKFRSHMKRRFESDFREGEGQRNWVQVLCNGGMAAQLALLYLLDCGSGERAVDFAREYRSSWLGVAVMSAFACCNGDTWSSELGSVLSQRDPVSIITWRRVPRGTNGGVSLAGIGVSLLGGLLVGFGYFVTVRYTVEAKMLLISPPQWPIVAFGGIAGLFGSLLDSVLGGLLQFSGINEEGKIVEAPGKGVRHVSGLRILDNHSVNLISSIVTGVTIPILAQRFWPVR, encoded by the exons ATGCGCGACTGGATGCCTGTGCTCTTCTGCGGACTGTCCGTGCCGCTCTCGCTGTTCATGTGGCTGGGGAACGTGGCGGTGTCGAAGATCTGGACGAGCGACTTCGAAG GTTATCCAACAGAGTCCCGTGTGATTCCGCCGGTGCGCTGGCTGTTCTCCACACTGGCCCCCCTAGCCCTGATGACGGTGGCCCTGCGCAGGAGGAGCGTAAGCCGATCTGGGGCCGCACTGGGCATCCTGGTGGCCTTCATCCTGTCCATCGCCAGCCATCCGTTCTTTGCCAGCCTGGTGGTGTTCTTCTTCAGCTCCTCGCGCGCCACCAAGTTTCGGTCGCACATGAAACGCCGCTTCGAGAGCGATTTCCGCGAGGGCGAGGGCCAACGCAACTGGGTGCAGGTGCTCTGCAATGGCGGAATGGCCGCGCAGCTGGCGCTCCTCTACCTACTGGACTGCGGCAGTGGTGAGCGGGCGGTGGACTTCGCTCGGGAGTACCGCTCAAGCTGGCTGGGCGTGGCCGTGATGAGTGCCTTTGCCTGCTGCAACGGTGACACCTGGTCCAGTGAACTGGGCTCTGTGCTGTCGCAACGCGATCCCGTGTCCATCATCACCTGGCGACGGGTGCCGCGTGGCACCAATGGCGGCGTTTCGCTGGCCGGGATCGGGGTGAGTCTGCTCGGCGGACTGCTCGTTGGATTTGGCTACTTTGTCACCGTACGCTACACGGTGGAGGCCAAAATGCTGCTGATCAGCCCACCACAATGGCCCATCGTCGCCTTTGGCGGCATCGCTGGACTTTTTGGTTCCCTGCTGGACTCCGTTTTGGGCGGCCTACTGCAGTTCTCGGGCATCAATGAGGAGGGTAAAATTGTGGAGGCACCCGGCAAGGGAGTGCGCCACGTGAGCGGACTGCGCATCCTGGACAACCACAGTGTCAACCTGATCTCCAGCATCGTAACGGGCGTCACCATTCCCATCCTGGCCCAGAGATTCTGGCCCGTGCGCTGA
- the LOC108005532 gene encoding uncharacterized protein has protein sequence MGARSIETRTWKIELLILLSGVLLTVRAAPAEATEDVTHPPPDQLQTESRSRKDTVLVVDEDLDGRNAYINNKFVPSEPAEVLDEEQNAPLYEILQKQMEQVLASSAPNDPVYEQRENQKRRDQQPPHQPPYFSGEDRDGDLQDDYEDEEDQTDQGYALDPEKPDAVAGSPEEEDQNEASYQAPSHPSSTTRRPHRRRSTSTTAQPRTTRTRSTAQPRITARPSNQTSTTEPPPNASTTSHRPIIGSSTHLKANPHPGNSLASDPQVYQHKRRVVFKTISTGSQFVNSPIGDLMIKFSIGFANPAAPVESVSSSRSPSSSNDAVLRALSQNFIRNLELQKLKRSNKVQKD, from the exons CCCGGACCTGGAAGATTGAGCTACTTATCCTGTTGAGTGGAG TGCTACTCACCGTTAGAGCTGCTCCAGCGGAGGCAACAGAAGATGTGACCCATCCACCGCCCGATCAGTTGCAAACGGAGTCTCGCTCTCGCAAGGACACAGTCCTGGTTGTGGACGAGGACCTGGACGGACGAAATGCCTACATCAACAATAAGTTTGTGCCCAGCGAGCCGGCTGAGGTGCTGGACGAAGAGCAGAATGCCCCGCTCTACGAGATCCTTCAAAAGCAGATGGAGCAAGTGCTGGCCTCGTCGGCTCCCAACGATCCTGTCTACGAGCAGCGGGAGAATCAGAAGCGCCGCGACCAGCAGCCACCCCACCAACCGCCGTACTTCTCCGGCGAAGATCGAGACGGTGATCTTCAGGACGACTACGAGGACGAGGAGGACCAAACGGATCAGGGCTATGCCTTGGACCCAGAGAAACCGGATGCCGTGGCAGGTTCTCCCGAGGAAGAGGACCAGAACGAGGCGAGCTATCAAGCACCAAGCCATCCAAGCAGCACTACTCGCAGACCGCACAGGCGACGCAGCACATCCACCACAGCTCAGCCGCGAACCACCAGGACAAGGAGCACTGCACAGCCCAGGATCACAGCCAGACCCTCGAACCAAACCAGCACCACTGAGCCACCGCCAAATGCCAGCACCACCAGTCACAGGCCAATAATTGGTTCCAGTACCCATTTGAAGGCAAATCCTCATCCGGGAAACAGCCTGGCCAGTGATCCGCAGGTCTACCAGCACAAGCGCCGCGTTGTCTTCAAGACCATCTCGACGGGTTCCCAGTTCGTTAACTCGCCCATTGGAGACCTAATGATTAAGTTCTCCATCGGATTCGCCAACCCAGCTGCTCCGGTTGAATCTGTCAGCTCCTCCAGATCCCCAAGTTCCTCCAACGATGCCGTCTTGCGCGCACTCTCCCAAAACTTCATCCGAAATCTTGAACTGCAGAAGCTGAAAAGATCGAACAAAGTTCAAAAAGATTAA
- the LOC108005564 gene encoding transmembrane protein 19 isoform X2: MRDWMPVLFCGLSVPLSLFMWLGNVAVSKIWTSDFEESRVIPPVRWLFSTLAPLALMTVALRRRSVSRSGAALGILVAFILSIASHPFFASLVVFFFSSSRATKFRSHMKRRFESDFREGEGQRNWVQVLCNGGMAAQLALLYLLDCGSGERAVDFAREYRSSWLGVAVMSAFACCNGDTWSSELGSVLSQRDPVSIITWRRVPRGTNGGVSLAGIGVSLLGGLLVGFGYFVTVRYTVEAKMLLISPPQWPIVAFGGIAGLFGSLLDSVLGGLLQFSGINEEGKIVEAPGKGVRHVSGLRILDNHSVNLISSIVTGVTIPILAQRFWPVR; this comes from the exons ATGCGCGACTGGATGCCTGTGCTCTTCTGCGGACTGTCCGTGCCGCTCTCGCTGTTCATGTGGCTGGGGAACGTGGCGGTGTCGAAGATCTGGACGAGCGACTTCGAAG AGTCCCGTGTGATTCCGCCGGTGCGCTGGCTGTTCTCCACACTGGCCCCCCTAGCCCTGATGACGGTGGCCCTGCGCAGGAGGAGCGTAAGCCGATCTGGGGCCGCACTGGGCATCCTGGTGGCCTTCATCCTGTCCATCGCCAGCCATCCGTTCTTTGCCAGCCTGGTGGTGTTCTTCTTCAGCTCCTCGCGCGCCACCAAGTTTCGGTCGCACATGAAACGCCGCTTCGAGAGCGATTTCCGCGAGGGCGAGGGCCAACGCAACTGGGTGCAGGTGCTCTGCAATGGCGGAATGGCCGCGCAGCTGGCGCTCCTCTACCTACTGGACTGCGGCAGTGGTGAGCGGGCGGTGGACTTCGCTCGGGAGTACCGCTCAAGCTGGCTGGGCGTGGCCGTGATGAGTGCCTTTGCCTGCTGCAACGGTGACACCTGGTCCAGTGAACTGGGCTCTGTGCTGTCGCAACGCGATCCCGTGTCCATCATCACCTGGCGACGGGTGCCGCGTGGCACCAATGGCGGCGTTTCGCTGGCCGGGATCGGGGTGAGTCTGCTCGGCGGACTGCTCGTTGGATTTGGCTACTTTGTCACCGTACGCTACACGGTGGAGGCCAAAATGCTGCTGATCAGCCCACCACAATGGCCCATCGTCGCCTTTGGCGGCATCGCTGGACTTTTTGGTTCCCTGCTGGACTCCGTTTTGGGCGGCCTACTGCAGTTCTCGGGCATCAATGAGGAGGGTAAAATTGTGGAGGCACCCGGCAAGGGAGTGCGCCACGTGAGCGGACTGCGCATCCTGGACAACCACAGTGTCAACCTGATCTCCAGCATCGTAACGGGCGTCACCATTCCCATCCTGGCCCAGAGATTCTGGCCCGTGCGCTGA